From one Gimesia sp. genomic stretch:
- a CDS encoding lactonase family protein: protein MSVLPSQAASYVYISLGGEKKIAIYQQNEADGKLTHLTDVKVPGAPGCLEVDPEKKYLFASIRSAKEFMSFSINPENGELTLISAVPAGGNAAYIATDRKGRYLLSAYYGEGKVAVHRLKKDGTILPEILQTIPTDKNAHAILADQSNRYVFVPHTGPNAVYQFLWNEADGKLKANEPAIFEAAPEMEPRHLAVSKDNRFIYFDNEKGSSVTACELDSESGTLKAFQTISTLPADFEGRNTCADIELSPSGKNLYASNRGHDSIACFAVDPQTGKLKSLGQAATEKTPRSFNIDPEGHFLYAAGQNNGKLAAYRIDSQTGKLTRIDTYEVGKSPSWVEVVKVP, encoded by the coding sequence GTGTCTGTTCTTCCCTCTCAAGCAGCCAGCTATGTTTACATTTCTCTGGGCGGCGAGAAGAAGATTGCCATCTATCAGCAGAATGAGGCGGATGGAAAACTGACACATCTTACCGACGTTAAAGTCCCAGGCGCGCCAGGCTGTCTGGAAGTCGATCCAGAGAAGAAATATCTGTTTGCATCCATCCGCTCTGCCAAAGAGTTCATGAGCTTCAGTATCAATCCTGAAAACGGCGAACTCACGCTCATCTCTGCAGTACCAGCGGGGGGAAATGCAGCTTACATCGCCACAGACCGTAAGGGACGCTACCTGCTTTCAGCTTATTATGGTGAGGGGAAAGTAGCCGTGCATCGGCTCAAGAAAGATGGCACAATCCTGCCCGAAATTCTCCAGACAATTCCGACAGACAAAAATGCACATGCCATTCTGGCCGATCAGTCAAATCGGTACGTGTTTGTACCCCATACGGGGCCCAATGCGGTCTATCAGTTTTTATGGAATGAAGCTGACGGAAAATTAAAAGCGAATGAACCGGCCATTTTCGAAGCGGCCCCCGAGATGGAGCCCCGCCACCTGGCAGTTTCAAAAGACAATCGTTTTATCTATTTCGATAACGAAAAAGGGAGTTCTGTCACTGCCTGTGAGCTTGATTCCGAATCTGGAACCTTGAAGGCGTTTCAAACCATTTCCACTTTGCCGGCTGATTTCGAAGGGAGGAATACCTGTGCCGATATTGAACTCTCTCCCTCAGGAAAAAACCTGTATGCTTCCAATCGGGGACATGACAGCATTGCCTGTTTTGCCGTTGATCCTCAGACCGGAAAACTGAAATCACTGGGACAGGCAGCGACCGAGAAAACGCCGCGATCCTTCAACATCGACCCGGAAGGACACTTCCTGTACGCCGCGGGACAAAATAACGGGAAACTAGCTGCCTATCGTATTGATTCCCAGACCGGCAAGTTGACGCGGATTGACACCTACGAGGTGGGGAAATCTCCGTCCTGGGTTGAGGTCGTAAAGGTTCCCTAA
- a CDS encoding RNA polymerase sigma factor: MSRTSRNNSEELTRLVDEYYQLLYRYAFRLSGDRADAEDLTQQTYLIAQKKLSQLRDARSARSWLCTILRNLFLKKVTRKAEPVSLGSSPDVASDPAEIPELTSEELQTALDELPEDFRLPLLMFYFEEQSYKEISNELSIPLGTVMSRLARARAFLQERFASLREDISPIHS; the protein is encoded by the coding sequence ATGTCACGGACCAGTCGTAACAATTCGGAAGAACTGACACGATTAGTTGATGAGTATTATCAACTGCTGTATCGCTATGCTTTTCGCCTTTCGGGGGACAGAGCTGATGCAGAAGATCTGACTCAGCAAACTTATCTAATCGCCCAGAAAAAACTGTCCCAGTTACGCGATGCAAGGTCTGCCCGTTCCTGGTTGTGTACGATTTTGCGAAATTTGTTTCTAAAAAAAGTCACGCGGAAAGCAGAGCCTGTTTCACTGGGATCCAGTCCTGATGTTGCCTCTGATCCTGCAGAGATACCGGAACTGACCTCAGAAGAACTTCAGACTGCACTGGACGAATTGCCCGAGGATTTTCGACTTCCCTTATTAATGTTTTATTTTGAAGAACAATCCTACAAAGAAATTTCGAATGAGTTGTCTATCCCGCTGGGAACCGTGATGAGTCGACTGGCACGTGCTAGGGCTTTTCTGCAGGAACGGTTTGCTTCGCTCCGGGAAGATATAAGTCCGATTCATTCATAA
- the menC gene encoding o-succinylbenzoate synthase has product MKIDRIELYHVAMPLIYPWRTAYGEDAAIHSVLCRMTSGSVDGWGESTPLAAPCYSPEWAGGVFHTVSEWLAPAVVGQSFDSGSALQDALSLYKGNSFAKAALDNAWWSLHSRISGSPLHIALGATRDEVPVGADFGVMDHLDDLIEAVGGAVSEKFPRIKLKFRPGWDIPMLQAIRTAFPDDVFHIDCNSGYRLSDLPLFQAIEEFDLAMIEQPLQHDDLTDHVRLQEQIKTPVCLDESITHPYRAQQAVNLKSCQYVNVKPGRVGGLTNAVKIHDLCQAAGIPCWVGGMLESATGASHCTALAMLDNFTYPADIFPSEKYYREDMAQEPLRLVNLEGGIPGVKAFDELPDPDMNRLQALTLQHKVIEA; this is encoded by the coding sequence ATGAAAATAGACCGGATTGAACTTTACCATGTGGCGATGCCACTGATTTATCCCTGGCGTACCGCTTACGGCGAAGACGCAGCCATTCATTCCGTGTTATGCCGGATGACCAGTGGTTCTGTTGATGGCTGGGGGGAAAGCACACCTCTGGCTGCCCCCTGCTACAGTCCGGAATGGGCGGGGGGAGTATTTCATACTGTTTCAGAATGGCTGGCACCAGCAGTCGTTGGACAAAGCTTTGACAGCGGTTCCGCGCTACAGGATGCCCTCTCGTTGTATAAGGGGAATTCATTTGCCAAGGCAGCTCTGGATAATGCCTGGTGGAGTCTGCACAGTCGCATCAGCGGGTCGCCCCTGCATATTGCCTTGGGAGCAACACGCGATGAAGTACCCGTGGGAGCAGACTTCGGAGTGATGGATCATCTGGATGATCTGATTGAGGCAGTTGGAGGAGCCGTTTCGGAAAAGTTCCCGCGGATCAAACTGAAGTTCCGTCCAGGCTGGGATATCCCCATGCTTCAGGCAATTCGGACGGCTTTTCCAGATGATGTATTTCATATTGACTGTAACAGCGGTTACCGCCTGAGCGATCTCCCACTGTTTCAGGCGATCGAAGAATTTGATCTGGCAATGATTGAGCAACCTCTGCAACACGATGACCTGACGGACCATGTTCGACTGCAGGAACAAATTAAAACGCCGGTTTGTCTGGATGAGAGTATTACGCACCCCTATCGTGCACAGCAGGCAGTCAATTTGAAGAGTTGTCAATATGTCAACGTCAAGCCGGGCCGCGTGGGTGGCCTGACAAACGCCGTCAAGATTCATGATCTCTGTCAGGCTGCGGGAATTCCCTGCTGGGTCGGGGGGATGCTGGAGAGCGCAACAGGAGCCTCGCATTGTACTGCCCTGGCGATGCTGGATAACTTCACCTATCCCGCTGATATTTTCCCCAGCGAGAAATATTATCGAGAAGATATGGCCCAAGAGCCTCTGAGACTCGTCAATCTTGAGGGAGGAATCCCGGGGGTGAAAGCGTTTGACGAATTGCCAGATCCAGATATGAATCGCCTGCAGGCACTCACACTCCAACACAAAGTAATTGAAGCTTGA
- a CDS encoding Hsp70 family protein, whose amino-acid sequence MQKLQAVGIDLGTTYSCIAHLNEHGEPVTIPNLEGELSTPSVAMFDGAEVIVGTEALRHAIVNPQNVVQHAKRFLGKQDFRWEIDGRYFSPRDISAFILKKLLASAEERIGRIDSAVITVPAQFSDLQRQETIAAGKQAGLTQVDLINEPVAAALCYVLGSEGMWFAELAEEQRILVYDLGGGTFDLSLVKYQKDEVEVIASGGDLKLGGIDWNSTLQASVAEQFYNEFGINPCNDPESLQYLANEVEQAKRSLTVRPKTTLACQVGSQRKTYQITQSQFEQLSKGLVDRTTEITRALLKDNNMGWAHVDVVLTTGGSSRMPMIRDALKQASGTTQNLSLPPDQSIAHGAAYYAGMLLSNREYAESILTKDAASRLSKMKQHSVNARSLGFLVRDQTGQQRIPHYLLPANTKLPAAVKHTYGTVSPDQRRVHLKLIESGASQDEPFVILGNCKIEGLPPNLPVDSKIEVQMEYDAEARVHVSAKDVTSGKEARIEISREQNLISTVPATAEATPSDRTQKDSQSDPLMLQEILDQAESIKAERKEQKSAPRESFTTKPNPVARGLDSSERPVALCNQCGDPLQGAPASDCPTPEQHSKGTASSRSNKGRRKGVGKQTPKSPDAPPKTRKKQAVSQRKNKGSALQAQKKPRPQSSKPTKLDAAESEFWDLLEDA is encoded by the coding sequence ATGCAGAAGTTACAGGCTGTCGGCATTGATTTAGGAACTACCTATTCTTGCATCGCTCATCTGAATGAACATGGAGAGCCGGTCACCATTCCCAATCTGGAAGGTGAACTATCTACTCCCTCCGTGGCTATGTTTGACGGCGCTGAAGTGATTGTTGGCACCGAAGCGCTCAGGCACGCCATCGTTAATCCGCAGAATGTGGTTCAGCATGCAAAACGCTTTCTAGGTAAGCAGGATTTTCGATGGGAAATTGACGGGCGCTACTTTTCTCCCCGGGATATCTCTGCATTCATCCTGAAGAAGCTTTTAGCTTCCGCAGAGGAACGTATCGGTCGGATTGATTCGGCCGTCATCACAGTTCCGGCTCAGTTCAGCGATTTGCAGAGACAGGAAACAATCGCGGCTGGTAAGCAGGCAGGACTGACACAGGTCGATCTGATCAATGAACCGGTGGCTGCTGCCCTGTGTTACGTGCTGGGGTCCGAGGGGATGTGGTTTGCCGAACTTGCGGAAGAGCAGCGCATTCTGGTTTACGACCTGGGGGGCGGTACGTTCGACCTGTCACTGGTTAAGTACCAGAAAGATGAAGTAGAAGTGATTGCCAGTGGTGGTGATCTCAAGCTGGGGGGGATTGACTGGAACAGTACACTGCAGGCATCAGTGGCTGAGCAGTTTTACAATGAGTTCGGCATCAATCCCTGCAACGATCCAGAAAGCCTGCAGTATCTCGCGAACGAAGTCGAGCAGGCGAAACGCAGCCTGACTGTCAGACCGAAAACCACCCTGGCTTGCCAGGTTGGCTCACAGCGTAAAACCTATCAGATTACACAGTCTCAGTTTGAGCAACTGAGTAAAGGGCTGGTCGATCGTACAACTGAAATCACCCGGGCACTGTTGAAGGACAACAATATGGGCTGGGCGCATGTGGATGTTGTGCTGACCACGGGGGGCTCCTCCCGCATGCCCATGATTCGTGATGCTCTGAAACAGGCCAGCGGTACAACACAGAATCTGTCATTACCCCCGGATCAGTCGATTGCCCATGGTGCAGCTTATTATGCGGGAATGTTGCTCAGTAACCGGGAATACGCGGAATCGATTCTGACGAAGGATGCCGCCAGTCGACTGTCCAAAATGAAGCAGCACAGCGTCAACGCGCGGTCACTGGGCTTTCTGGTGCGTGACCAGACGGGACAACAGCGGATCCCGCATTATCTCCTGCCAGCCAACACAAAGTTGCCGGCAGCGGTCAAACATACCTACGGAACTGTCTCCCCTGATCAACGCCGGGTGCATCTAAAGCTGATCGAAAGTGGCGCTTCTCAGGATGAACCATTTGTCATTCTGGGGAACTGCAAAATTGAAGGACTGCCTCCGAATCTACCGGTCGATTCCAAGATCGAAGTACAGATGGAATATGATGCGGAGGCACGTGTGCATGTTTCTGCGAAAGACGTGACAAGCGGAAAAGAGGCACGGATTGAAATTTCTCGGGAGCAGAACCTGATATCCACAGTTCCTGCAACTGCAGAGGCCACTCCGTCGGACAGGACACAGAAAGATTCTCAGTCTGATCCGCTGATGCTTCAGGAAATACTTGATCAGGCAGAATCCATCAAAGCGGAGCGAAAGGAGCAGAAATCCGCGCCCCGGGAATCTTTTACTACCAAACCGAATCCTGTGGCACGTGGACTGGACAGTTCAGAGCGGCCAGTGGCATTATGTAACCAGTGTGGTGACCCCCTGCAGGGGGCACCAGCGTCTGACTGTCCAACCCCGGAACAGCATTCGAAAGGAACAGCATCCAGCCGGTCGAATAAGGGACGTCGTAAGGGCGTCGGAAAACAAACGCCGAAATCGCCTGATGCTCCACCGAAAACCCGTAAAAAACAGGCCGTCTCTCAGAGAAAAAATAAGGGTTCTGCTTTACAGGCACAAAAGAAGCCGCGGCCGCAATCCAGCAAACCGACCAAACTGGATGCTGCTGAGAGCGAATTCTGGGATCTACTGGAAGATGCCTGA
- a CDS encoding diphosphate--fructose-6-phosphate 1-phosphotransferase gives MASPKNMIVAQSGGPSPVINNSLRGLVETARDLPEIGTIYAGWHGIEGVLKEELLNLSSQSPEEIALLRVTPAAGSVGTCRYKLKDHQNEDFDRIVEVFKAHNIGYFCYIGGNDSMDTANKVAQMATERGVDVVGIGVPKTIDNDVGDSEFKLIDHTPGYGSTARYWMSMVQMANEENRGSCPADPVLVLQAMGRKIGFIPAAARLADPQRKIPMQIYLAENPISIEQIHAQVNDQLRKDGRLIVVVSEGLSLGDIGETKDSFGHTQFSSSQLTVAQLLVNELNERGLAVKGAARANVPGTDQRHNIAYASTVDLDEAYGAGQKAALLAAAGESGYMSTILRAEGPGYNVRYDKVPLPEVANSERTFPKNWITADGMDVTDDFVKYCKPLVGNDWPSIPMINGRMRLAQLQPLFSDQKLPKYVPQADR, from the coding sequence GTGGCAAGTCCCAAGAATATGATCGTGGCCCAGTCTGGTGGACCTTCACCGGTCATCAACAACAGCCTGAGAGGTTTAGTCGAAACTGCGAGAGATCTTCCCGAAATCGGCACAATCTACGCTGGCTGGCATGGCATTGAAGGTGTGCTCAAAGAAGAACTGCTGAATCTGAGCAGCCAGTCTCCTGAAGAAATCGCTCTGCTGCGGGTCACACCTGCCGCCGGTTCTGTGGGAACCTGCCGTTACAAACTGAAAGATCACCAGAATGAAGACTTCGATCGGATCGTTGAAGTTTTCAAGGCACACAACATCGGCTATTTCTGCTACATCGGCGGAAATGACTCCATGGATACCGCTAATAAAGTCGCTCAGATGGCAACAGAGCGGGGCGTGGACGTGGTTGGCATCGGAGTTCCCAAAACCATCGATAACGATGTGGGAGATAGTGAATTCAAACTGATCGACCACACTCCCGGGTACGGTAGTACCGCCCGCTACTGGATGAGTATGGTCCAGATGGCCAATGAAGAAAACCGGGGGAGCTGTCCCGCCGACCCTGTGCTGGTACTCCAGGCCATGGGACGTAAAATCGGCTTCATCCCGGCTGCTGCCCGACTGGCAGACCCTCAGCGCAAGATCCCGATGCAGATTTATCTTGCAGAAAATCCGATCAGCATCGAACAGATCCATGCACAGGTCAACGACCAGCTGCGCAAGGACGGCCGTCTGATCGTAGTTGTCAGCGAAGGGCTCTCCCTGGGTGATATCGGGGAAACAAAAGACTCCTTCGGACACACCCAGTTCAGCTCCAGCCAGCTGACGGTAGCCCAGTTGCTGGTCAATGAATTAAATGAGCGGGGACTGGCTGTAAAAGGCGCCGCCCGGGCCAACGTTCCGGGAACTGACCAGCGTCATAACATCGCATACGCTTCTACCGTTGACCTAGATGAAGCATACGGTGCAGGTCAGAAAGCAGCCCTGCTGGCTGCCGCTGGAGAATCAGGTTACATGTCAACCATTCTCCGTGCTGAAGGCCCGGGGTACAATGTTCGTTACGACAAGGTACCACTGCCCGAAGTCGCGAACAGCGAACGTACTTTCCCCAAAAACTGGATTACAGCCGACGGGATGGACGTGACTGACGATTTCGTCAAATACTGTAAGCCTCTGGTCGGTAACGACTGGCCCAGCATCCCCATGATCAATGGGCGGATGAGACTGGCTCAACTGCAGCCGCTGTTCTCGGACCAGAAACTGCCTAAGTACGTTCCCCAGGCAGACAGATAA